Proteins from a genomic interval of Clostridium sp. 'deep sea':
- a CDS encoding phosphotransferase: MMKLSLMSRVVATINEEHSSPLAHEIASRWFNDIKKVIYWRASSNFIFEVVTKQDSYVLRFNSINERSVDLIKAEVEVLNYLNDNGFSVCKPLKSLTGNYYELVDSNLGTFIAMVYKRIAGVMFEYHEINEQQLKLWGAELGKLHSALQNQVQLHNRPNWQDLMGFIKEHIKNNETQLLNEYHKIYEALSKLPVNENNYGLIHFDFETDNIIFNNNEISIIDFDDMCVLWFAADILYAVRSMFANEKIDITNKDFNRFIESYRLHKEVSDEELTLLPLFMRFHRLYLIARLRRSLDITDFSQHPEWIEKLSNKVQQNYIQSSIRDIENKVIHIR; the protein is encoded by the coding sequence ATGATGAAATTATCTTTAATGAGTAGGGTTGTGGCAACTATAAATGAAGAACATAGTTCACCCTTAGCTCATGAAATTGCTAGTAGATGGTTTAATGACATTAAAAAGGTGATTTACTGGCGTGCTAGCTCAAACTTTATTTTTGAAGTAGTTACCAAACAAGACAGTTATGTTTTAAGATTTAACTCTATTAATGAGCGATCTGTTGATTTAATTAAAGCTGAAGTTGAGGTGCTCAATTACTTAAATGATAATGGCTTTAGTGTTTGTAAACCCCTAAAATCATTGACAGGAAACTACTACGAACTAGTAGATAGCAATTTAGGAACTTTTATAGCAATGGTTTATAAAAGAATAGCTGGAGTTATGTTTGAATACCATGAAATTAATGAGCAACAATTAAAACTTTGGGGAGCAGAATTAGGTAAACTACATAGTGCATTACAAAACCAAGTTCAATTGCATAATAGACCTAATTGGCAAGATTTAATGGGTTTTATTAAAGAGCATATAAAAAATAATGAAACACAACTGTTAAATGAATATCATAAAATATATGAAGCCCTTAGTAAACTACCTGTTAATGAAAATAATTATGGACTAATTCATTTTGATTTTGAAACAGATAATATTATATTTAATAACAATGAAATATCAATTATAGACTTTGATGATATGTGTGTACTATGGTTCGCTGCAGATATTTTATACGCTGTTCGTAGTATGTTTGCCAATGAAAAGATAGACATAACTAATAAAGATTTTAATAGATTTATAGAATCCTATAGATTACATAAAGAAGTTAGCGACGAAGAACTCACCTTATTACCTCTTTTTATGAGGTTTCATAGGCTTTATCTTATAGCCAGACTAAGAAGATCTTTAGATATAACAGATTTTAGCCAACATCCAGAATGGATAGAAAAACTAAGCAATAAAGTACAGCAAAATTATATCCAAAGCTCAATTAGAGATATTGAAAATAAAGTTATTCATATAAGATAG
- the thiE gene encoding thiamine phosphate synthase: protein MKNVNYTLYLVTDKKIMGNRDFYNTIEQALKSGVTLLQVREKNMGSKEFYETALKLKTMCKKYQVPLIINDRLDIALAVDADGLHVGQSDLPIELCKKLFPNKIIGVSANSYNHALKAYEAGADYIGLGAVFPTNSKDDAVVITDDINKIVKEIPIPIVGIGGINENNCGQLMQQGFAGVAVISAILGKQNVAKATKNLLSKLVIS, encoded by the coding sequence ATGAAAAATGTTAATTACACACTATATTTGGTAACAGATAAAAAAATAATGGGTAACAGAGATTTTTATAACACCATTGAGCAGGCCTTAAAGAGTGGAGTAACTCTGTTGCAAGTGCGTGAAAAGAATATGGGATCTAAAGAGTTTTACGAAACAGCCTTAAAGCTAAAAACAATGTGTAAAAAATACCAAGTTCCTTTAATTATTAACGATAGGTTAGACATAGCTTTAGCTGTAGATGCCGATGGTTTACATGTGGGTCAAAGTGATTTGCCTATAGAGCTATGCAAAAAATTATTCCCGAATAAAATAATTGGAGTATCTGCTAACAGCTATAATCATGCCCTAAAGGCCTATGAAGCAGGGGCAGATTATATTGGTTTAGGGGCAGTATTTCCCACCAACTCTAAAGATGATGCTGTAGTCATTACTGATGATATTAACAAAATTGTTAAGGAAATACCTATTCCTATTGTCGGCATAGGGGGCATCAATGAAAATAATTGTGGCCAGTTAATGCAACAAGGATTTGCTGGGGTGGCTGTTATATCAGCAATTCTAGGCAAACAAAATGTAGCTAAAGCCACAAAGAACTTATTAAGTAAATTAGTTATAAGCTGA
- the thiM gene encoding hydroxyethylthiazole kinase, producing MINNNSFALALAKLKEKAPLVHNITNYVSVNDVANVLLAIGASPVMSHSPQDTQDLLAVVKAVGGALVLNIGTLDTEQVKNMLFAGARANELAVPIVLDPVGAGATKFRTETALKLIKEIKIDLVRGNMSEIKALIGLAGQTKGVDSVADESDGKVVAVQASKLLGTNVAITGATDYICNGKELVKINNGVKYLAKVTGTGCMTTALIAAFLTLAEPIEAASYGICAMGLAGELAYENLGDAGIGTFRTKIFDKIEQLNDQIINSRGKISYEKC from the coding sequence ATGATAAACAATAATAGTTTTGCCTTAGCGTTAGCTAAGTTAAAAGAAAAAGCACCTTTAGTTCACAATATAACAAACTATGTTTCAGTAAATGATGTAGCTAATGTTTTATTAGCTATTGGGGCATCACCTGTTATGAGTCACTCACCCCAAGATACCCAAGATTTATTAGCAGTTGTAAAGGCAGTTGGGGGGGCTTTGGTTTTAAATATTGGCACCCTAGACACAGAGCAGGTAAAAAATATGTTATTTGCTGGTGCTAGAGCCAATGAGCTAGCAGTGCCTATTGTTTTAGACCCAGTAGGAGCTGGTGCAACTAAATTTAGAACCGAAACTGCTCTAAAATTAATCAAGGAGATCAAAATAGACTTAGTGCGTGGCAATATGTCGGAAATCAAGGCCCTTATTGGGTTAGCAGGTCAAACTAAAGGAGTTGACTCGGTTGCTGATGAAAGCGATGGTAAAGTAGTTGCTGTACAGGCCAGTAAACTGCTAGGTACTAATGTTGCTATAACTGGAGCAACTGACTATATCTGCAATGGTAAAGAGCTAGTTAAAATTAATAATGGCGTTAAATACTTAGCTAAGGTTACTGGAACTGGCTGTATGACTACTGCTCTTATAGCAGCATTTTTGACCCTTGCAGAGCCTATAGAAGCCGCCAGTTATGGTATTTGTGCTATGGGTTTAGCAGGTGAACTGGCGTACGAGAACCTAGGTGATGCTGGCATTGGCACCTTTAGAACTAAAATATTTGATAAGATAGAGCAGCTAAATGATCAAATTATTAATTCACGAGGTAAAATAAGTTATGAAAAATGTTAA